A window from Ovis canadensis isolate MfBH-ARS-UI-01 breed Bighorn chromosome 4, ARS-UI_OviCan_v2, whole genome shotgun sequence encodes these proteins:
- the LOC138439754 gene encoding LOW QUALITY PROTEIN: olfactory receptor 9A4-like (The sequence of the model RefSeq protein was modified relative to this genomic sequence to represent the inferred CDS: inserted 1 base in 1 codon) yields the protein MMSNHSSVTEFCLLGFSGSQELHHVLFAVFFLFYSVMIIGNTVIIVIVCVDKRLQSPMYFFLGHLSALEIMITSLIVPAMLWGLMLPGMQTVSLAACVAQLFLYLALGTTEFALVGAMAVDHYVAVCNPLRYNTIMNSRTCISVVIGSWVFGFLSEIWPVNATFQFTFCKSNVLDHFFCDRGQLLKLSCDDTVFTEFVLFVMAVFIIIGSLAPTIVSYTYIISTILTSPTASGRRKAFSMCASHFIFVVIGYGSCLFLFVKPKQTQAAEYTKIVSLLICVLTPLLSPFIFTLRNDKVKQALGDGVEXGCQLLKG from the exons ATGATGAGCAATCACTCAAGTGTCACTGAATTCTGCCTTTTAGGGTTCTCAGGGTCTCAAGAACTACACCACGTTCTTTTTGCTGTGTTCTTTCTCTTCTACTCAGTGATGATAATTGGCAACACGGTCATCATTGTGATTGTCTGTGTCGATAAACGTCTGCAGTCccccatgtatttcttcctcGGTCATCTCTCTGCCTTGGAGATCATGATCACATCCCTTATCGTCCCTGCGATGCTCTGGGGGTTGATGCTCCCTGGGATGCAGACAGTATCTCTGGCTGCATGTGTTGCCCAGCTCTTCCTGTACCTTGCTCTGGGCACCACAGAGTTTGCATTGGTGGGAGCGATGGCTGTGGACCATTACGTGGCTGTCTGTAACCCCTTGAGGTACAACACCATTATGAACAGCCGCACCTGCATCTCGGTGGTGATTGGGTCATGGGTGTTTGGGTTCCTTTCCGAAATCTGGCCAGTCAATGCCACATTTCAGTTTACCTTCTGCAAATCAAACGTCTTAGACCATTTTTTCTGTGACCGAGGTCAGTTGCTCAAGCTGTCCTGTGATGACACTGTTTTCACAGAGTTTGTTCTGTTTGTAATGgctgttttcattatcattggTTCACTGGCCCCAACAATTGTCTCCTACACCTACATCATCTCCACCATCCTCACGAGCCCCACCGCCTCTGGCCGCAGGAAAGCCTTCTCTATGTGTGCCTCCCACTTCATCTTTGTTGTCATCGGCTATGGCAGCTGCTTGTTCCTGTTTGTGAAACCCAAGCAAACGCAGGCAGCCGAGTACACTAAGATAGTCTCCCTGTTGATTTGTGTGTTAACCCCTTTGCTGAGCCCTTTCATCTTCACTCTGCGGAATGACAAAGTCAAGCAGGCCCTTGGAGATGGAGTGG GTGGCTGTCAGCTCCTCAAGGGTTAA